The segment CAGTGTCAACCTGTGGTTCTGACAGTTTATAGCCGCGTAGAATTGCTGCAGATGCCGGACGCAGCAGGCAAGAACAGAGCCTGTGCAGATCGCCAGAACAGTATTGGCGGCGACTCGTTTTCGGGCTCTACCGAGGAGGGTGGCCACTTGGCCGGCGCACCCTGCGGACGAACTTTTTCCAGAAGACGTCTTGGTAAGACCCTCTGCTCCGCCAAGCCAGATTTCGCCGCGAATCCATCGACCTGCTTCGGATGGTATTGCTACAACAACCAAGTTGTCAGGATTGGCGGTGCAGGCGTATCCATCGACTCGCGCTTCCAGCCTTGCGGATGCAGCCGAACCAGCCCCCCCACCCACGTCATCGTACCATAGCCTTGAACGCCTGGCTTGCCGAGACACTCTTCATGAACAACGGCCATTGAATAGTTGTCTTTCCATCTTCGCTACGAGCACCGCACACGCTCGCTACCAGTAACTGCCGACATGCTATCGCGTGCTCTACCAGTGGCTAGGCATGCGAGCAAACGGCCCGACTTTGCACTGGATAGATGAAGGCTTTTGGATTCTTCAGGCAGCAAAACAGACACATTCGGGGGTACTACATAGTAGAGAAGCTACTCCGTGCACTAGAGGCAGTACATTCACCTACTCCCCACATCTCCTGAAAGCCTGCGCCCACAGACGCACCCTCGCTCTCGTGTCGAGTGCCAACGGGACCCGCGCGTAACAAACGTCCGGGATTTCCGATCCTCGGTGGCGGTTGCGGCGGCGGCCGCGGCCGCCGCGATGGAGGCGCAGCCGGGTACGGAGCTTTGCGTTGTAGGGCTGAACGAAGCTGATGTCAGGCTGTGCACAAAGCAACGGATGTCAAGCGTGCATATGTTCCGAACCCCCCCTTTGTGGAGCTTTTGCACGCGTGCTCTCCACTTCCAGAATGCACGTTCCGGCTCTCCTTTTATCATCCTCAACTCATCTCTGTTGAGCCCCTGGGTCGGTGAGCATAGGTATAGTCTTCGGCCAAGCGGCGTTCTCCAACCAGGGTTGTCAACAGACAAAAGTGATCGACGCTTTGATTCGTGAACAGACCAAGCGCTGGGACTTGCACAGCTCCATCGACAGCAGCGGTGTGCAACGTGCACGCCCAAAACAGTATCAAACAGGCGATCAATTCTGTTTGTCGACAACTCTGTCTCCAACACCAAAAAATAAAAGCACGCTACGTGTCCTGCTGGCTTGCGTCCTCGTCAACACATGTTGTGCTCTGTTTTGACTCGAATAGTTGACTCGAATAGTTGACTCGAACAATTGACTCGAATAGTTGACTCGAACAATTGACTCGAATAGTTGACTCGAACAATTGACTCGAACAGTTTGGCTTGCACCCCTTCTTTCCCAAAACGCATCCGTGTGCAAACTACAAGGACAAGTAGTTACCTACCAACACCATCTCAGCGTCAAACTGCTCTCTATTCCACCACACGACGCAACACTGCTATGCTCTAAGATCACTACTCGTTGCTGACATGGTGGTTCTCGCATCCTTTTCCTCTGAAGAGACGGCCGGCAGGATCTGCAGAGGGGGGTTGTGCGTGCATTGAGTTCTGCGAGCGGATGTCCAGATTGCACGTGGCGTGTTCCAGGGTTGTCGGTGGGATGGCGAAGACGCGAGGGTGTGTTTATTGGTTTCGtgtgtgagtgagtgagtagTACTACACTGCAGTCTAGAGGTCTACTAAAAACACAGTCACTCATCCACGAGCGCCTCTTGCTGTGGTCGCCTCGGGTTACTCCCACCGCTCTGAACCCAGATCTCACGCGATGCCCAGACTCGCAACTCCCCGCGTTCTTACCCTTTGTTCCTAATGCTCCAGCAGCGGCGTGGACGGCCTGCTGCTCTCGAGCCCGAAAAACGCTATGTTGTCCCTCACAGCCACGTACTCGCTATCTGCATACCCCAGCTCGTTGACAATCTGCGTCGAGTGCATGCCCTTGATCCGGCGAATCTCAGAAGCTGAGTAGTTGACGACCGCTCTGCCAATCTCAAAGGGCGCTGGGTTGGTCGGCTCGTAGAGCGGCGTGTGGGAGCTGGTTTGCGGTAGTGTGTGTCGTAGGGGGGTGGGCGCGTGGGTGTGTGTTGTGTGGGTAGGGGGTGGTGTTGCGAGTGGGGTAGACGTAGTGGCTGGGGCGGAGGTGGTGTTGAGGCGCTTGACGACGACAAGGCGCACGGCTTCTTGCTGGGCGAACTGGCCGTCTACGTCGACGATGCCGACGGGCAGAAGTCCGGCCTTGTCGTGGAGCGCTTTGTAGGCGCCGCTGTCGATGTAGATGGTCCCGTGGGGCGCGAGACCGTGCAGGATCCAGAAGTAGCGGTCTCGGATTGGGTGTGAGATGGGCAGGAAGCGTGTGTGTAGCGGGACGGGATCGGCGTTGGGCTGCAGGGTGCGGACTGTGGTGGTTTGGTTCTGAGTGTCGGGGAGAGAGGACGTAGACGAGGAGAGGTCGTGGGAGGAGGCGTGGAGATTCAGCGCGGCGGTCTGCGCCAGTGGGAGGGCGTCGTCTTGCAAGCTGCTGACTGAATTGCCACTCGAAAGGTTCGCCTTCCGCCAGCGCTCGGAGTGCTTGATGATGGCTGAGATGTTGCCCGGCTTCGAGCTCTTGGTGATGACCGTTGTGACACCAGCACTTGTCGCCAGTCTCGCAGCAACAATCTTGGTGCTCATTCCTCCCGTGCCTAGCGCCGAGCCTGCCGAGTTGACATCTGCGGTCAACTCTGAGATGTTTTCGACGACCTCAATCGCCTTGGCATCCGGGTTGGTCCTTGGATTCTTGTCGTACAAGCAGTCGACGTCTGTCATCAGGAACAGGTAGTCGGCCTGCACCATACCCGCGGTGATGGCGCTCAGCGTATCGTTGTCGCCAAACTTGATTTCCGTGACAGCCAGGGTGTCGTTCTCGTTGACAATCGGTATGACGCCCATGCTCAGCAGCTCAATGAAGGTGTTCTGCGCATTCTGATACTGGGCACGATCCGAGATGTCGTTCCTCGTCAACAGCACCTGCGCAATCGGCTGGCTCAGGTTGCCGAACAGCTGGTCCCACAGCGAGATCAGCTTGCACTGGCCAATGGCAGCCAGTGCCTGGACTTTGGGGAGGTGTTTTGGGCGGCGGGGGAGGTTCATGCGTCGTAGGCCAACGCCGATGGCACCAGACGAGACGATGACGACGCGGTGGCCGTCGGCGTGGAGCTTGCACGCGGTTTCGACGATGAGGGAGAGAATGGACAGAAGCGGCTGGTGGGTCTCCTCGTCGACTATGGAGCTGGTGCCTGCCGAGGATCGGTAAGTTGGTCTTGCGTGCACAGTGGGGGAAGTGTACGCGAGAGAGAATACCGAGTTTTATGACGACGGTCAACTGGCCGGGCATCTTCTTCATGTGGACCGCCATGGCGCGAGTGAGTGCCCGTGGGAGCGCTGCGGGGGAGGGGGGTTATATACACATGCGCCCTTGTCCACACAAGCAAGGCGGTGTTCAGCGACTGGAAATCGCCCAAAATCAAAATGCCGGGCTCGGATCGGACATGGGCGTCCACAGCGGTGCTCCTCTGCCTCCCATTGGCTCCCGCATTGCCCTACGACGGCCGCCCGCGACTTTTGCGCCGGCAACGCAGCCAGCGCACTGACGGGCCGCAACCACCTTCACGCCCtacacacgcacacgcacacgcacacgcacacatCTCCCACCCGCAGCATGTCCAAGCCCGATCAAGCCGCCGATGGCGCCCACCCGGCCGCCATTGCGCAACCCGCGCCCCCAGCGCCCAGACTCGACCCAGTCTACTACAACTGGAGCAACACCTTCTCCATCATGCTGGGGCGCATGACAGGCTCGCGAGACGTCGAGCTAGAAAAGAACTACT is part of the Ascochyta rabiei chromosome 21, complete sequence genome and harbors:
- a CDS encoding Glutamate 5-kinase, with the protein product MAVHMKKMPGQLTVVIKLGTSSIVDEETHQPLLSILSLIVETACKLHADGHRVVIVSSGAIGVGLRRMNLPRRPKHLPKVQALAAIGQCKLISLWDQLFGNLSQPIAQVLLTRNDISDRAQYQNAQNTFIELLSMGVIPIVNENDTLAVTEIKFGDNDTLSAITAGMVQADYLFLMTDVDCLYDKNPRTNPDAKAIEVVENISELTADVNSAGSALGTGGMSTKIVAARLATSAGVTTVITKSSKPGNISAIIKHSERWRKANLSSGNSVSSLQDDALPLAQTAALNLHASSHDLSSSTSSLPDTQNQTTTVRTLQPNADPVPLHTRFLPISHPIRDRYFWILHGLAPHGTIYIDSGAYKALHDKAGLLPVGIVDVDGQFAQQEAVRLVVVKRLNTTSAPATTSTPLATPPPTHTTHTHAPTPLRHTLPQTSSHTPLYEPTNPAPFEIGRAVVNYSASEIRRIKGMHSTQIVNELGYADSEYVAVRDNIAFFGLESSRPSTPLLEH